From the Polaribacter gangjinensis genome, the window TAAATTGAAAACACCACCACTTGATTGTAGTGTGTTATCCATTGGGATTACTAATGAACCAGTTGGAATCAACTCATTGACAAAAGTATCTTCGAATTTATTTTTAAGATTTTTTGATGATTTTTTCCAAAATGAATCTTGATTGAATTTTTCAATATTATCCCAATTTGATTCGTGTTTATTCCAAAAAGAAGAAGATTCTTCATAACCTAAGCTATTTTTTGTCACAAATAAGCTATTTCCTGTAATAAATTGCGAATAGGTAACAAACAAAAGGGCTATTAAGCTTTTGTGTAATTTTGATTTCATACTCATTTTTTTAAGGGTTCATTTTTTGTTCAACCTTTATAAAAGATTGTTTGATTGATTTTTACTTTTTAAATTGGGGAATTACAGGATGAAAATTTAGCACTACAAATAATGGTGCTAAATTGACAAATAACTAGTTTCTTTTTTTGAAATTTCGATTATATATTCGCAACTGAAATTTTGATAGTTTTGAACATTGAAAGTTACGTTTGATAAATTAAGTTTATCAAATTCAATATTATTAGACAATAAAGTTATATTACTGTTTGTTTCTGCATTTCTTGCAGATGCTGAAGGCATATTACCTAGACTTAGGTTTGTTGTAATTCCCAAAATCAAGATAATAAGACGTTTTGTAGGGGTAACTGTCATATTATTCTTTTTTACTAACTAATTTAACAAAATAAATTGTGAGCTAGTAAGGTTTAAAAAACCTTAAAGCGAGGGAATCACAATGGTTTTTTTTGAGAAAAATATTCTCAAAAATAGAACTTTTTTTAAAGCCTTAAATATTAAGGGATTAAGAACATACAAACATACAAACAATTTTCAATATTTACATAAAAAAAGAAAAAATATTTTATCTAATGTTCTGAAATGATATATTTTATGTATAAGTTGACTAGAAAAATTATTTTTTTGATTTAATGAGATACAATCCTAGAAACGTGTAAAATCCATTTAAGATTAACAAAGCAAAACCAAAATCAAAATTCATAATTTCCAAAAAAATAGTATTTGTAAAATAAGTTAATACTGGCGAAATTAAACATATGGCAGGAACTAATTTGTCTTTTACAGCATATTTAGTGAATAAACCAAATGCATACAATCCTAATAGTGGACCATAAGTATAATTCGCAAACGTAAATATTTTAGCAATTACACTTTCATCAGCTATAAAATATTTGAATATTAAAATTGTTAAAATGAGGATAATTGAAAACAGGATATGTATTTTTTTTCGGATGTTTTCTTGTTCTGATTGATTTTTCTTTTTGTCAATTTCTAATATATCTATACTGAAAGAAGTTGTCAAGGCTGTCAATGCAGAATCTGCACTCGAATAAGCAGCAGCAATCAATCCTAAAATAAAAAAAACAGCTGTTGTAAATCCTAAAATTCCTGAGGTTGCAACCATTGGAAATAAACCGTCTTTGTGAGCATCAATGCCATTTTTTTGAGCAAAATCTGTTAATAAAATCCCTAATGCCAAAAAGAAAAAATTCACAATAACTAGTACAATCGTAAACCAAAACATATTTTTTTGAGCATCTTTCAAGTTTCTGCATGTTAGGTTTTTTTGCATCATATCTTGATCTAAACCTGTCATTACAATTGCTACAAATGCTCCTGCTAAAAACTGTTTCCAAAAGAAATTACTTGCTTTTATATCCTCAAAAAAGAAAATTTTAGCGTAGTTACTTTCTGCAACATAGCTAAAAATATTGCTGATTTCTAATTCATCTGCAATTGTATAAATACAAATTCCGACTGCAATTAACATGAATAATGTTTGCAAAGTATCTGTCCAAACTATCGTTTTAATACCTCCTTTAAAAGTATAAATCCAAATTAATAAAATGGTAATACAAACTGTTATCCAAAAAGGAACTCCCAATGCATCAAACAAAATAATTTGCAACACATTTGCGACTAAAAACAATCGAAATGAAGCGCCAATGGTCCTAGAAAGTAGGAAAAAACTTGCACCCGTTTTGTAAGAATACTCTCCAAAACGACTTTGTAAATAGGTGTAAATGGATGTTAAATTTAGTCGATAATATAAAGGTAATAACACCAATCCAATTACTGCATAACCAACAATGTATCCCAAAACCATTTGCATATAACTCATGCTTTGCGCTTCAACCCAACCTGGTACAGAAATAAAAGTGACTCCTGAAAGTGATGCTCCAATCATACCAAAGGCGACTAAATACCAAGGTGAAGCATTGTTTGCTTTGAAAAAAGTAGCATTGTTAGCAGATTTTCCTGTGAAATAGGAAATCAGAATCAATACTGAAAAATATCCGAAAATTAAAAGAATGATGTGTATTGGATTCATTGAAAATTATGAATTACGAATTGTGATACGAATATAGTTTTTAATATTTATATAGCTAAAAATCTCAATTGAAATTGTAATTTTGCACTCTATGGATTTTTCGTCAAAATTATTAGAAAATGCTGTCAATGAAATGTCGCGTTTGCCAGGAATTGGTAAGCGAACTGCATTGCGTTTGGTGCTGCATTTATTGAAACAGCCCAAAGAAAATACGGCTTATCTATCTGAAGCGTTATTGCATCTTAGAAATGATATGAAAAATTGCGAAAAATGCCATAATATTTCAGATACTGTTTTGTGTGCGATTTGCAATAATCCTAAAAGAAATTCAGAAATTATTTGTGTTGTAGAAGATATTAGAGATGTTATGGCGATTGAAAGCACGTCACAATTCAATGGATTGTATCACGTTTTAGGAGGTAAAATTTCACCTATTGAAGGAATTGGACCTCAAAATTTAAAAATTGATTCTTTGATAAAAAAAGTTGCAAATGAAGAAGTGAAAGAATTGATTTTTGCACTAAGTTCAACTATGGAAGGTGATACTACCAATTTTTACATCTTCAAACAAATAGAAAAATTCAATATCAAAATTTCTACGATTGCAAGAGGAATTTCTGTTGGTGATGAATTGGAATATGCTGATGAAATTACTTTAGGAAGAAGTATTGTACATAGAATTCCTTTTGAGCAAAGTATTAGAGGATAGTTTTAAGTGTTGAATGTTAAGTTTTTAGTTTTGGATATTCACTAAAAACTCAAAATTAATAACTGAAAACTATTTTTCTTTTTCCCACGAATTTTTTTCTCGAATTCTTTTATATAATTTGATGTTAAGCATCAAAACAATTCCAAAAACGAAGATTCCTGCAACTCCCCAAATCCAATTGATAGCGCTTTTTAAGGTCACTAAAAAAACAACTGCAAAAAGAATTATGGTAGCAACTTCATTCCAAATTCGGAGTTTGAAAGCGGAATATTTAATAATATCTTTTTGCAATTGACTGTATATTTTTTGACAAGAATAATGATACAAATACAAGGCAAAAACAAAAGATAGTTTTACCAACATCCAAGGTTCTGAAAGGTAATATGGATTTTGAAATAACATCCAAAAAGCAAAAATACTCGCTAAAATAGCAGAAGGCCAAGTGATTATGTACCACAATCTTTTACTCATCAATTTGTATTGATTTTGTAAAATATATTTAGCAGGTTCTGTTTTGTCCTCAGCTTCTACTTGATAAATAAACAAGCGAACAATATAAAATAAACCTGCAAACCAAGTGATTACAAAAATTACGTGAAGTGCTTTTATGTATAAAAAATCCATTTTGTAAAATTAGTTTAAAAGTTACAAAGAGACAAAGTTACAGAGATGCAATGTTTCAAACTAAAAATTACTTGCTTTTCCAATCATTAATCCAAGAAACCATCACATCAACCCAATCATCATTGTCGTTCATACAAGGAATGTGTTTATAATCTGTTCCTCCAGCTTCTAAAAATTCCTCTTTTCCTTCCATTGCAATTTCCTCCAAAGTTTCTAAACAATCAGATACAAATGCAGGTGTAACAACCGCTAATTTCTTTTTACCTAATTCAGGAAATTTTTCCAATTCAAAATCTGTATAGGGTTTTAACCAAGGATCTTTTAGTAATCTTGATTGAAAAGAATTACTATGATTTGTTTCATTTAAGCCTAATTCTTTGGCAATTGCTTTTGTAGTTTCAAAACATTGATGTCTGTAACAAGTGTGATGTGCTACCGAATTTCGTTCGCAACAAGAACCATCTAATTTGCAATGACTTTTTGTTGGATCCGATTTTTTAATATGACGTTCAGGAATTCCATGGTATGAAAACAGCACATGATCGTATTCAAAATCTTTCAAATGATTTGCAATATTATCACTCATTGCTTTGATATAATCAGGTTTGTTATAAAATGGTGGCAACACATCCAAAATTACATTTGGATATTTTTCAGCAATAATTTCTTCTGCTTTTACAACCACAGTTTCATAAGATGACATGGCATAATGAGGATACAAAGGCACTAAAAAGATTTCTGTAACACCTTGATCAACCAAATTTTTGATGCCTTTTTCCATGCTCATACTTCCATAACGCATGGCAAGTTCAACAGGAATATCTATTTTTTGTTTGATTTTTTCAGTAAATCTCTCAGAAATAACAACTAAAGGTGAACCTTCATCCCACCAGATTTTTTTGTAAGCTTTTGCTGATTTTTTTGGACGGAAGTTTAAAATGATTCCTTTAATCAACAAATAACGTTTCCAATAATCAATGTCAATAACGCGTTCGTCCATTAAAAATTCATCCAAATAGGTTTTAACATCCTTAATTTTTGTTGAATCTGGTGAACCTAAATTGTTTAATAATATTCCTTTCATTAGTAAGGTTTAAAAGTTTAAAAGTTTAAAGTTTAAAGGATGAAATCCTTTTTTTTATTCTGAAATAGTAGAATTTTATTTATAATTTTTTTTAACCGTTTAATTCCTTCCCTTTGGGAAGGTTAGGATGGGCAATTTGATTCGTAATTTCATACAACGTAATTGCCAAACTGTGAATCACATTCATGCTCGAATTTCTTCCATACATAGGAATTTCAATAGTTGCATCTGCCAAACTAGAATTTGAAATTCCATTGCGTTCACTGCCCAAAATTAATGCGATTTTCTTCAAATTTTTGAAATCAAAATCTTGAATTTCGATGCTTTTATCAGTTATTTCTATGCCAATAATAGTGTAACCAAGTTGTTTGAGAGTCGTTATTTTTTCATCAAAATCACTATAAAATTCACATTCAATTTGATTGATGGTATTTCTGGCAGTTTTTACCACTTTTCTATTTTCAATAAATGGAGAACTTTCGTGTAAATACATTTTTTCTACACCAAAACTTTCTGCCACTCTAAAACACATTCCAATGTTTTCGGGAGTTCTAATGGCATCACACAAAATATGAATTGGAAATTTTTGCTGCTTGTTTTTACGTTCGTTGTGAGAGAGTTGTGTCATTTTATATACTTCTTATATCTAACTTCTAAAGTCTAACTTTGAAAACTCATTACATACTTTTTTGGTGTTGTTCCAAACTTTTTTCTGAAAGCAGCAATAAAATGACTTGCTGTGCTATACCCAACTTGCAAACCCACTTCATTAACATTGTATTGATTGCTTTCCAATAATTTTCGAGCGTGTTCCATTTTGTAATCAAACAAAAAACTATACACTGTATCTCCGTAAATTTGTTTGAAACCTTCTTTTAATTTTTTTAAATTCAAACCAATTTCATTTGCAAGTTCTTGTAAACTAGGTGGTTCTGACATTCTTGAAATGATGATTTCTTTTGCTTTTCTGATTTTTAAAACATTTTGTTCATCCACCAAAAACGGACAGTATTCACCCATAGAAGCTTCATCTTTTTGAAAATGCAAACTCAATAATTCATAAATTTTCCCCTTTACATACAATTCTCTGATAGAACTATTGATATTAGAATTGATGATTTGCTGCAAAACAATGGCAACAGTTGGTTTTATTTCTGCATCATCATAATATTTTTTATTGCTATTTTCATTGCTCAAAAAAGTAATGTATCCTGATTCTTTTGAAAATAACGAATGAAATTTTTCAATAGAAATTAAAAGCGAAATTAAAGTTGTTTTTGGCTGAATTTCTAAATTAATTGGCAATGTTCTTTGAGGATTGTACAATAAAATACAACGATTATCCAACACATCAAAAGAATAGGAGCTGTTGTTAAAAAGAAATTTTGAATTTCCTCGTAAACAAAAGTGCATTTGTATGAAAGTACTTTTGATATCTCTCTCAAAGGTTTGTTTTTCAGAGCTTTCGTTTTGAAAATGAAGTACGTAAAATCCGTTCTCTAAATTTATTTCTTCAATGGTACTTTCACCGACATTTTTAAACATATCAAATTTTGTTTTTCAGATTTCTTTTATTTAGAATCATTCTATATTAATTAATTCAAAATACCTGATTTACTTGCAAAAATATGGATTTACAAGGGTTTAAATTATAAAATTTTCCTAAAAAACATCCAACGTTATTAAAAGTACTTTCCGCGACACTTTTTTCTGAATGAACTTTTTATTTTTGTGCGTTTTTTAGAAAATATGCAAGAGAGTAAACAACAGCATTTTTACAATATAGGTGTCAGCTACAAAAAAGCAGACGCTGCTATTCGTGGCAAATTTTCTTTATCAAAAGAAAATCAGATTGCGTTATTAAAGCTTGCAAATCAAAGAGGTTTTGAAGGGATATTTGTGCTTTCAACTTGCAATAGAACAGAAATTACCGGTTTTGCTGAACGTCCATGTCAATTAATCGAATTGTTGTGCGAATTTACAGAAGGTTCTATTCAAGAATTTGCAAAGTTTTCTAATGTTTATAAAAACCAAGAAGCAATAAATCAATTATTCAGAATTGGTACAGGTTTAGAGAGTCAGATTTTGGGCGACTATGAAATAGTTGGTCAATTAAGACAAGCTTTCAAGTTGGCAAAAAAGATGAAAACTACAAACGCTTATGTTGAGCGATTGATGAATAGTGTATTGCAAGCCAGTAAAAAAGTGAAAAATGAAACCATGTTAAGCTCAGGCACAACCTCAGTTTCGTATGCTGCTGTAAAATACATCACTAAAAATTTACCAGATTACAATTCTAAAAACATCTTGGTTTTTGGTTTGGGCAAAATGGGAAAACATACTTGTAAAAACTTAACAGAGTATACAGATATCAACGATGTTTGTTTGATTAACAGAACTGAAGAAAAGGCAACTGAATTCGTTAAAGATTTTTCATCCATCAGAACAGCAACTATCGAAAATTTGTCTTTAGAAATCGAAAAAGCCGATGTTTTAATCGTTTCAACAGGAGCTGAAAAACCAACAATTACTAAAAATCATATTTCACCAAATAAAAAATTATTGATTTTAGATTTATCGATGCCAGAAAATGTGGCTTTAGATGTACAAGACTATTCTGATGTGCAGTTGGTAAATGTTGATGAACTTTCAAAAATTACGGATGAAACTTTGGCAATTCGTCAGCAAGAAATTCCTTTAGCTGAGGCAATTATCGAAACTCATACCAAAGAATTTACAGATTGGCAAAATCACAGAAGATTGGCGCCAACAATTACTGCATTGAAAAATTCTTTGGAATCCATTAAAAACGACGAAATTAACTTTCAAAAAAAGAAATTGCCTAATTTTGACGAAAATCAGGCAGAAATTTTAACTTCACGAATTATCCAAAAAATTACTACTCAATTCGTAAAACATTTAAAAGAGGATGATATTTCTGTTGCGCAAAGCATTCAATTGATCAACAAAGTATTTCAATCTTAAAATAATTTCATGCAAAAAATTATAAAAATAGGAACTCGTGACAGCCAATTAGCACTTTGGCAAGCTCATAAAGTGCGAAAAGAGTTAGAGGCTTTAGGCTTTGAAACAGAGATAGTTCCTATAAAATCTACTGGAGATATTGTTTTAGACAAACCTTTGTATGAATTAGGAATTACAGGAATTTTTACCAAAAATTTAGACATTGCTTTACTAGAAAAACGAATTGATATTGCAGTTCATTCTATGAAAGATGTGCCAACAGTTTTGCCACAAGGAATTGTACAAGCTGCTGTTTTAAAAAGAGCAAATTACAATGATATTCTCGTTTTAAAAGGAACAGAAGAATTTTTTGGTCAGCCAGAAGGAACAATTGCTACAGGAAGTTTGCGAAGAAAAGCACAATGGCTCAATCGTTATCCAACTCACAAAGTCGTTGATTTGCGTGGAAATGTAAATTCAAGATTAGAAAAATTAGAAAATAACGATTGGGATGGAGCTGTTTTTGCAGCAGCAGGATTGGAAAGATTGGGTAAAAGACCTGCTGGAGCAATCAATTTGGGATGGATGATTCCCGCGCCTGCACAAGGTGCAATTATGGTTTCTTGTTTAGAAAGTGATTCTTTTGTCAAAGAAGCTTGTTCAAAATTGAATGATTATGAAACCCAAGTTTGTGTAGGAATTGAACGTGAATTTTTACATCTTTTAGAAGGTGGTTGTACAGCTCCAATTGGAGCGTTAGCATATGTTGATCAAAAAACCCAAGAAATAAATTTTAAGGGAATTTTGTTAAAAAAGGACGGTTCTAAAAAAATCACTGTTACCAAAACAAATCCTTTAGGACGCCACAGATATTTGGCAAAAGATTGCGCAGATTTTATTATCAATAAAGGAGGTAAAGAATTGATGATGGAAGACCAAGAAGTTACCATCACTAAGAAAATTGTCTATTCTACCAAAAAACTTTCAGAAGCTCAAAAAAAATTACTTCCAAGAACTATTGAAATTCAAGATAGCGATTTTATCAAAATTCGTTTCAATAGAATTGCTCCAAAAGTGATGAAAGAAGAAATCGAAAATGTCGTTATTACTAGTCAAAATGGCGTTGAATCTATTTTAAATTCATTTACCAAAAGTGAAATCAATTTCAAAAATATTTATTGTGTTGGTCGAAGAACAAAAAAAATGATAGAAACATCTATAGGACAAGTAACTTTCGTTGCAAAAAATGCAAAGCAATTGGCTGAGTATTTAGTTAAAAATCTAAAAAACAAAGAAGTAACTTATTTTTGTAGTGACATCAGAATGGAGATTTTACCTGCTTATTTGCATCAAAAAAACATTCAATTAACTGAAATTGAGGCGTATAAAACCATGTTAAGTCCTTTGAAAATTGCAGATGATGTTTCAGGAGTGTTGTTTTATAGTCCATCAGGAATTGAAAGTTATTTGAAAAAAAATGATCCAGATAAAGTTGCTTTTTGCATTGGAGAATCTACTGCAGATGTGGCAAAAAAATATTTTAAAAATGTGCAAGTAGCCAACTCACCAGACGTTGAAAGTTTGCTAACATTAGTTAAAAACCATTTTATTACAACTTAAATTTTTAAACTAATTATAGTGTTTAGAACCAGAAGACTCAGAAAAACGGATGCTATCAGAAAGTTGGTTAGAGAAACATCACTTTCTGTGAACGATTTTATTTATCCACTTTTTATTGAAGAAGGCACCAATATCGAAACAGAAATCGTTTCAATGCCAGGAATAAAACGTTTTTCTTTGGATAGAATTGCTATAGAATTGGATGAAGTTGTTGCTTTAAAAATTCCTGCTGTGTTGTTATTCGGAATTCCATCAACCAAAGATGATGAAGGCACAGAAACATGGAACGAAAACGGAATTATGCAAAAAGCGATCCGTTTTATCAAGCAAAATTATCCTAATTTATATGTAATTACAGACGTTTGTTTTTGTGAATATACTTCTCACGGACATTGTGGAATCATTCACGAAAATGATGTTGATAATGATGCAACTTTGGTAAATATTGCCAAGCAAGTTATTTCGCATGCAAAAGCGGGCGTTGACATGGTTGCTCCTTCTGGAATGATGGATGGAACTATTGATATGATTCGTCAATCTTTAGATAATTCAGGTTTTGCTGATTTGCCAATTATGGCATATTCTGTAAAATATGCTTCAGCTTTTTACGGACCTTTTAGAGATGCAGCAGATTCTGCACCTACTTTTGGTGACAGAAAAACTTATCAAATGGATCCTGCAAATAGAGAAGAAGGTTTACGAAAAGCCACTTTTGATGATGAAGAAGGCGCAGATATTTTGATGGTAAAACCAGCTTTGTCTTATTTAGATATCATTCGCGATTTGAAAAATAATTTTGACAGACCCATTGCTTGTTATAATGTAAGTGGTGAATATGCCATGATCAAAGCTGCTGCTGAAAAAGGTTGGATAGATGGTGAAAAAGTCATGATGGAAAGTTTGTTATCCATGAAAAGAGCTGGAGCAGACATTATCATCACCTATTTTGCAAAAGAAGCAGCAAAGGTTTTAAATAAATAATATTCGGTTTTTAGGTATTAGTAATTTGCTAATGGCTATCAGCAAAAAACCAAAAGCTAAAAAAAATGAAATTCTCAAAATCGCAAAAACTATACGAAAAAGGATTGGTAAATCTTGTTGGAGCTGTAAATTCTCCTGTAAGAGCATTTGCTTCTGTTGGTGGAAATCCGTTGTTTATCAAAAAAGCAAAAGGTTCCAAAATCATTGATGTTGATGGAAATGAATATCTAGATTTGGTATTGTCTTATGGTCCAATGGTTATTGGACATCGTCATAAAAAAGTCCAAAAAGCAGTTCACAAGGCATTAAAAAATGGCTATTCTTTTGGAGCATCAACTGAAAATGAAATCAAATTAGCAAAAATTGTATGTGATGCTTTTCCTGGGATGGACAAAGTTCGTTTTGTAAATTCGGGAACAGAAGCTGTGTTGAGTGGCATTCGTTTGGCAAGAGCATTTACAGGAAAAGATAAAATCATAAAATTTTCTGGATGTTATCATGGACATCAAGATGCTTTGTTGGTTGCAGCTGGTTCTGGTTTAGCAACGTTGAGTTTACCTGGAAGTTTGGGCGTTCCAGAAGGTGCAGTGAAAAATACCTTGATTGCAGAATACAATAATTTAGAAAGTGTAAAAGCACATTTTGAAAATCATGATGATATTGCAGCCGTAATTATTGAGCCTATTTGTGGAAATATGGGAGTTGCAATTCCACAAGATAATTTTTTAAAAGAATTGAAAGATTTTTTAACAAGCAAAGGAGCTTTGTTAATTGCTGATGAGGTAATGACAGGATTTCGTTCGAAATTTGGTGGCGCTCAAGAATTATTGGGAGTTGAAGCAGATATTACTTGTTTAGGAAAAGTAATTGGAGGTGGATTTCCAGTAGGCGCTTATGGAGCAAGAAATAAAATCATGGAAAAAGTAGCACCTTTAGGTGGCATGTATCAAGCAGGAACTTTGAGTGGAAATCCAATTGCAATGGCGGGAGGAATTTCAACATTAACCGAATTGAAAAGACAAAATCCGTATCAAAAGTTTGATGAAATTGGCGCAATTTTAGAGGTAATCTTGTTAGAAACTGCCAAAAAATACAATGTAGATTTGGTAGTAAACAGATTTGGTTCTATGATGAATCCTTTTTTCACAAAAAATCAAGTAACCAATTTTAAAGATGCACAAACTTCAGATACCAAAAAGTTTGCAGTTTTCTTTTGGGAAATGATTAAAAACGGAGTCTTTTTACCTCCTTCTCAATTTGAAGCTTGGTTTTTATCATCGGCAATTTCAGAAAAAGATATTAAAATATTTGCGAATGCTGTTGATAAATCGATGTTAGCTGTTTCTCAAATGGAAAATTAAATATAAATCAGAAATGATTAATAAACTTATCACTAAACTAAAAGCTAACAACTAATGGCTAATAGCAATCATATTAAAAACGACTTATTTCTAAGAGCCTTAAAAGGCGAAACTGTTCAAAGACCTCCAGTTTGGATGATGCGTCAAGCAGGACGTTATTTGCCCGAATTTATGGCGATTAAAGAAGAATATGATTTCTTTACACGCTGCCAAACTCCCGAATTAGCATCAGAAATTACAGTGCAACCCATTCGTAGGTTTGGTATGGATGCTGCCATTTTATTTTCAGATATTTTGGTGGTGCCACAAGCCATGAATATTGAAGTGCAAATGAAATCTAATTTCGGACCTTATTTGCCCAATCCAATTCGAAATCAAAAAGATTTAGACAGCGTTATTATTCCTGATGTAAACCAAGAATTGGGTTACGTTATGGAAGCTATAAAAATGACCAAAGAAAAACTCAACAACGAAATTCCGTTGATTGGTTTTGCAGGTTCACCATGGACAATTTTATGTTATTGTGTGCAAGGTCAAGGTTCAAAAACCTTTGACAAAGCCAAAGAATTGTGTTTTACAAATCCTGTTGTGGCACATGCATTATTACAAAAAATTACAGATACAACTATTGCTTATTTAAAAGCAAAAGTTGCAGCTGGAGTTGATGCAGTTCAAATTTTTGATTCTTGGGGAGGTATGTTATCACCAACAGATTACGAAACGTTTTCTTGGCAATACATTCAACAAATTATTGATGCTTTAAAAGATAATATTCCAGTAATTGCTTTCGGAAAAGGTTGCTGGTTTGCATTGCATACTATGGCAAGATCTGGAGCTTCAGCTTTGGGTGTAGATTGGACATGTTCAGCACGAAATGCACGTTACTTATCAGGAGGAAATATCACGTTGCAAGGGAATTTTGATCCTGCAAGATTGTTATCTCCACCTGCTGAAATCAAAAAAATGGTACATCAAATGATCAATGAATTCGGAAAAGACAAATATATTGTGAATTTAGGTCATGGAATTTTACCCAACATTCCACTCGAAAATGCGAAAGCTTTTGTTGATGCTGTAAAGGAATATAAAAGCGCATTTTAATCCTGATAAAAGGAAAAAATGTAAATTTAAAACATAAGAATTTCCTTTCCTTTGGAAAGGATTAAGGATAGGATTATGATTAAAAATATCGTTCTTGGAATCAAAGCTTATGGAGGAGCTTTTGCATTAATTTCAAAATTGAAACTTTGGAAATATTTTGTGATTCCTG encodes:
- a CDS encoding sodium:solute symporter, translating into MNPIHIILLIFGYFSVLILISYFTGKSANNATFFKANNASPWYLVAFGMIGASLSGVTFISVPGWVEAQSMSYMQMVLGYIVGYAVIGLVLLPLYYRLNLTSIYTYLQSRFGEYSYKTGASFFLLSRTIGASFRLFLVANVLQIILFDALGVPFWITVCITILLIWIYTFKGGIKTIVWTDTLQTLFMLIAVGICIYTIADELEISNIFSYVAESNYAKIFFFEDIKASNFFWKQFLAGAFVAIVMTGLDQDMMQKNLTCRNLKDAQKNMFWFTIVLVIVNFFFLALGILLTDFAQKNGIDAHKDGLFPMVATSGILGFTTAVFFILGLIAAAYSSADSALTALTTSFSIDILEIDKKKNQSEQENIRKKIHILFSIILILTILIFKYFIADESVIAKIFTFANYTYGPLLGLYAFGLFTKYAVKDKLVPAICLISPVLTYFTNTIFLEIMNFDFGFALLILNGFYTFLGLYLIKSKK
- the recR gene encoding recombination mediator RecR, which translates into the protein MDFSSKLLENAVNEMSRLPGIGKRTALRLVLHLLKQPKENTAYLSEALLHLRNDMKNCEKCHNISDTVLCAICNNPKRNSEIICVVEDIRDVMAIESTSQFNGLYHVLGGKISPIEGIGPQNLKIDSLIKKVANEEVKELIFALSSTMEGDTTNFYIFKQIEKFNIKISTIARGISVGDELEYADEITLGRSIVHRIPFEQSIRG
- a CDS encoding CopD family protein; its protein translation is MDFLYIKALHVIFVITWFAGLFYIVRLFIYQVEAEDKTEPAKYILQNQYKLMSKRLWYIITWPSAILASIFAFWMLFQNPYYLSEPWMLVKLSFVFALYLYHYSCQKIYSQLQKDIIKYSAFKLRIWNEVATIILFAVVFLVTLKSAINWIWGVAGIFVFGIVLMLNIKLYKRIREKNSWEKEK
- the hemH gene encoding ferrochelatase — translated: MKGILLNNLGSPDSTKIKDVKTYLDEFLMDERVIDIDYWKRYLLIKGIILNFRPKKSAKAYKKIWWDEGSPLVVISERFTEKIKQKIDIPVELAMRYGSMSMEKGIKNLVDQGVTEIFLVPLYPHYAMSSYETVVVKAEEIIAEKYPNVILDVLPPFYNKPDYIKAMSDNIANHLKDFEYDHVLFSYHGIPERHIKKSDPTKSHCKLDGSCCERNSVAHHTCYRHQCFETTKAIAKELGLNETNHSNSFQSRLLKDPWLKPYTDFELEKFPELGKKKLAVVTPAFVSDCLETLEEIAMEGKEEFLEAGGTDYKHIPCMNDNDDWVDVMVSWINDWKSK
- a CDS encoding TrmH family RNA methyltransferase, with protein sequence MTQLSHNERKNKQQKFPIHILCDAIRTPENIGMCFRVAESFGVEKMYLHESSPFIENRKVVKTARNTINQIECEFYSDFDEKITTLKQLGYTIIGIEITDKSIEIQDFDFKNLKKIALILGSERNGISNSSLADATIEIPMYGRNSSMNVIHSLAITLYEITNQIAHPNLPKGKELNG
- a CDS encoding helix-turn-helix domain-containing protein; the protein is MFKNVGESTIEEINLENGFYVLHFQNESSEKQTFERDIKSTFIQMHFCLRGNSKFLFNNSSYSFDVLDNRCILLYNPQRTLPINLEIQPKTTLISLLISIEKFHSLFSKESGYITFLSNENSNKKYYDDAEIKPTVAIVLQQIINSNINSSIRELYVKGKIYELLSLHFQKDEASMGEYCPFLVDEQNVLKIRKAKEIIISRMSEPPSLQELANEIGLNLKKLKEGFKQIYGDTVYSFLFDYKMEHARKLLESNQYNVNEVGLQVGYSTASHFIAAFRKKFGTTPKKYVMSFQS
- the hemA gene encoding glutamyl-tRNA reductase; translated protein: MQESKQQHFYNIGVSYKKADAAIRGKFSLSKENQIALLKLANQRGFEGIFVLSTCNRTEITGFAERPCQLIELLCEFTEGSIQEFAKFSNVYKNQEAINQLFRIGTGLESQILGDYEIVGQLRQAFKLAKKMKTTNAYVERLMNSVLQASKKVKNETMLSSGTTSVSYAAVKYITKNLPDYNSKNILVFGLGKMGKHTCKNLTEYTDINDVCLINRTEEKATEFVKDFSSIRTATIENLSLEIEKADVLIVSTGAEKPTITKNHISPNKKLLILDLSMPENVALDVQDYSDVQLVNVDELSKITDETLAIRQQEIPLAEAIIETHTKEFTDWQNHRRLAPTITALKNSLESIKNDEINFQKKKLPNFDENQAEILTSRIIQKITTQFVKHLKEDDISVAQSIQLINKVFQS
- the hemC gene encoding hydroxymethylbilane synthase, translating into MQKIIKIGTRDSQLALWQAHKVRKELEALGFETEIVPIKSTGDIVLDKPLYELGITGIFTKNLDIALLEKRIDIAVHSMKDVPTVLPQGIVQAAVLKRANYNDILVLKGTEEFFGQPEGTIATGSLRRKAQWLNRYPTHKVVDLRGNVNSRLEKLENNDWDGAVFAAAGLERLGKRPAGAINLGWMIPAPAQGAIMVSCLESDSFVKEACSKLNDYETQVCVGIEREFLHLLEGGCTAPIGALAYVDQKTQEINFKGILLKKDGSKKITVTKTNPLGRHRYLAKDCADFIINKGGKELMMEDQEVTITKKIVYSTKKLSEAQKKLLPRTIEIQDSDFIKIRFNRIAPKVMKEEIENVVITSQNGVESILNSFTKSEINFKNIYCVGRRTKKMIETSIGQVTFVAKNAKQLAEYLVKNLKNKEVTYFCSDIRMEILPAYLHQKNIQLTEIEAYKTMLSPLKIADDVSGVLFYSPSGIESYLKKNDPDKVAFCIGESTADVAKKYFKNVQVANSPDVESLLTLVKNHFITT